A single genomic interval of Acetomicrobium sp. S15 = DSM 107314 harbors:
- a CDS encoding IS1634 family transposase, which produces MLLFLMQHANYIVYILVQLAKATRTRRPIYDLDEAKVAEDASWDGTSGIVTNMNVRREDIPEVLQYYKNFWKIEESFRVAKGPLRFRPIFHWKKERIESHIAICYIAFTLQRHLEHRLKLCKGKSYSLDEVRQVLSKVDSVIMKDSSTGTIYRFPRAMSPEAKKIYGAVGLKRDPKPTIITSLERYRNRHSLGRINPWEWAL; this is translated from the coding sequence ATGCTTTTGTTCCTTATGCAGCATGCTAATTATATAGTTTATATACTTGTCCAGCTCGCCAAAGCAACTCGAACGCGCCGCCCGATCTACGATCTCGATGAGGCGAAGGTGGCAGAGGATGCCTCCTGGGATGGAACAAGCGGGATAGTCACCAACATGAATGTCAGAAGAGAGGATATCCCCGAGGTATTGCAATATTACAAAAACTTCTGGAAGATAGAGGAATCCTTCAGGGTGGCCAAAGGGCCCTTGCGCTTTAGACCCATCTTTCACTGGAAGAAGGAGAGGATAGAATCTCACATAGCCATCTGCTATATAGCCTTTACGCTTCAAAGGCACTTAGAGCACAGGCTCAAACTCTGTAAGGGCAAGTCTTACTCCTTGGACGAAGTGAGGCAGGTCTTATCCAAGGTGGATAGCGTCATAATGAAAGACTCTTCGACGGGCACGATATACAGGTTTCCCAGAGCCATGAGCCCAGAAGCGAAAAAGATATACGGCGCAGTGGGGTTGAAGAGAGATCCTAAGCCGACAATAATTACGTCGCTCGAAAGGTATAGGAACAGGCATAGCTTAGGGAGGATAAACCCTTGGGAATGGGCATTGTAG